The bacterium HR17 genome includes a window with the following:
- the rbsK_2 gene encoding Ribokinase has translation MRRDPATASGVALIFVDMHGQNEIVVAPGANGCVSRDDIDAAAPVLKNAQALLVQFEIPLPTVGYAIGEASRHGALVVVNPAPAPRDPLPDEWFGLVDVWTPNEREIEGLTGIAVTDMDSAERAAKALLDRGAKAVVLTLGAQGALSVTPAFVRHFPAFPVTAVDATAAGDAFAGALTVRLAEGAPLEEAVIFANAAGALACTKVGAQPSLPTRTEVEQFLRSHGLNP, from the coding sequence GTGCGGCGCGACCCTGCAACTGCGTCGGGCGTGGCACTCATCTTCGTGGACATGCACGGGCAAAACGAAATTGTCGTCGCACCAGGCGCCAACGGGTGCGTGAGCCGCGACGACATTGACGCGGCAGCGCCCGTTTTGAAAAACGCCCAAGCGCTACTGGTGCAGTTTGAGATCCCGTTGCCGACCGTCGGCTACGCTATCGGCGAAGCGAGCCGTCATGGCGCGTTAGTCGTCGTCAACCCTGCTCCCGCACCCCGTGACCCTTTGCCCGATGAGTGGTTTGGGTTGGTGGATGTGTGGACGCCCAATGAACGCGAAATTGAAGGCTTGACCGGCATCGCGGTGACGGACATGGACAGCGCTGAACGGGCGGCAAAGGCGTTGCTTGATCGGGGTGCCAAAGCCGTCGTGCTCACTTTGGGGGCGCAGGGAGCGTTGTCGGTGACACCCGCGTTCGTTCGGCACTTTCCCGCTTTCCCCGTCACCGCCGTCGATGCGACGGCGGCAGGGGACGCCTTTGCTGGGGCGTTGACCGTTCGGTTGGCGGAAGGGGCGCCGTTGGAAGAGGCGGTCATTTTCGCCAACGCGGCAGGTGCTCTGGCTTGCACCAAAGTGGGCGCTCAACCGTCTCTGCCGACCCGCACGGAAGTGGAGCAGTTTTTGCGGTCGCATGGGCTTAACCCGTAA